A window from Gossypium raimondii isolate GPD5lz chromosome 7, ASM2569854v1, whole genome shotgun sequence encodes these proteins:
- the LOC105798897 gene encoding uncharacterized protein LOC105798897 — MILAVLFANSEGNILVEQSVYIVYTVLGDVNVYVVGKDGYDELALAEVIFVITSAVKDVCGKLPTERLFLDKYRRICLTLDEIIWKGYLENTDKDRIRRLVRLKPPTEF; from the exons ATGATTCTCGCGGTGTTATTCGCCAACTCTGAAGGCAACATCTTAGTTGAACA GTCTGTTTACATTGTTTACACGGTGCTTGGAGATGTCAACGTCTACGTTGTTGGCAAAGATGGGTATGATGAACTTGCAT TGGCAGAGGTGATCTTTGTTATAACCTCAGCTGTAAAGGATGTATGTGGAAAGCTACCAACAGAGCGCCTTTTTCTGGATAAATACAGAAGGATATGCTTGACTTTGGATGAAATTATTTGGAAG GGATATCTAGAGAACACGGATAAAGACAGGATCAGGAGATTAGTACGTTTAAAACCTCCAACCGAGTTTTAG